The following proteins are co-located in the Spinactinospora alkalitolerans genome:
- the trpB gene encoding tryptophan synthase subunit beta: MNTAPSRSAHPDAGGHYGEFGGRFSPEALVAALDEVAAAWDKAKNDPDFHAELDELLSSYTGRPSPLTDARNFSEHCGGARVLLKREDLNHTGSHKINNVLGQALLTKRMGKTRVIAETGAGQHGVATATACALMGLDCVVYMGEEDTRRQALNVARMRMLGAEVVPVTIGSRTLKDAINEAFRDWVANVDHTHYLFGTVAGPHPFPALVRDLHYVVGKEAREQVQALTGRLPDAVAACVGGGSNAIAIFAAFIPDAEVRLYGFEAGGEGMDSGRHAASITGGSPGVFHGARTYVLQDEHGQTVPSHSISAGLDYPAVGPEHAWLADSGRAAYAPITDAEAMEAFRLLCRTEGIIPAIESAHALAGARKIGAELGPEATVLVNLSGRGDKDVNTAATYFGLVDDEGEQA, encoded by the coding sequence ATGAACACCGCACCATCCCGGTCCGCCCATCCCGACGCGGGCGGGCACTACGGCGAGTTCGGCGGCCGCTTCAGCCCCGAGGCGCTCGTCGCAGCCCTTGACGAGGTCGCGGCGGCCTGGGACAAGGCCAAGAACGACCCGGACTTCCACGCCGAGCTCGACGAGCTGCTGTCCAGCTACACCGGGCGGCCAAGCCCGCTCACCGACGCCCGCAACTTCAGCGAGCACTGCGGCGGCGCCAGGGTGCTCCTCAAGCGCGAGGACCTCAACCACACCGGCTCGCACAAGATCAACAACGTGCTCGGCCAGGCCCTGCTGACCAAGCGGATGGGCAAGACCCGGGTCATCGCCGAGACCGGGGCCGGCCAGCACGGCGTGGCCACCGCCACCGCCTGCGCGCTCATGGGCCTCGACTGCGTCGTCTACATGGGCGAGGAGGACACCCGCCGCCAGGCGCTCAACGTCGCCAGGATGCGCATGCTCGGCGCCGAGGTCGTCCCCGTCACCATCGGCAGCCGCACCCTCAAGGACGCGATCAACGAGGCGTTCCGCGACTGGGTGGCCAACGTCGACCACACCCACTACCTGTTCGGGACCGTCGCCGGTCCGCACCCGTTCCCGGCGCTGGTGCGCGACCTGCACTACGTCGTGGGCAAGGAGGCGCGCGAGCAGGTCCAGGCGCTCACCGGGCGGCTGCCCGACGCCGTCGCGGCCTGCGTCGGCGGCGGATCCAACGCCATCGCCATCTTCGCCGCCTTCATCCCCGACGCCGAGGTGCGCCTCTACGGCTTCGAGGCCGGCGGCGAGGGGATGGACAGCGGACGGCACGCCGCCTCCATCACCGGCGGTTCCCCCGGCGTCTTCCACGGCGCGCGCACCTACGTGCTGCAGGACGAGCACGGCCAGACCGTGCCCAGCCACTCCATCTCGGCCGGGCTGGACTACCCTGCGGTCGGCCCCGAGCACGCCTGGCTGGCCGACAGCGGCCGGGCCGCCTACGCCCCGATCACCGACGCCGAGGCGATGGAGGCGTTCAGGCTGCTGTGCCGCACCGAGGGCATCATCCCGGCGATCGAGAGCGCGCACGCGCTCGCCGGGGCGCGCAAGATCGGCGCCGAACTCGGACCCGAGGCGACCGTCCTGGTCAACCTCTCGGGCCGGGGCGACAAGGACGTCAACACCGCCGCGACCTACTTCGGGCTCGTGGACGACGAGGGGGAGCAGGCGTGA
- the trpC gene encoding indole-3-glycerol phosphate synthase TrpC — protein MSVLDEILDGVRADLADRQAATPLERLKEQAATVPWPKDVAAALRSPGVQVIAEVKRSSPSKGALAAIADPAELARDYAAGGACLISVLTERRRFGGSLDDLAAVRAAVETPLLRKDFVVSAYQLWEARVHGADAVLLIVAALEQGALVSLVERAESLGLTPLVEVHTEEEIERALDAGATVIGVNARDLKTLQVDRDTFSRLAPLIPDDRVRIAESGVRGPHDLLAYAGYGADAVLVGESLVIGRNPRGAVADLVTAGAHPALRDRR, from the coding sequence GTGAGCGTGCTCGACGAGATTCTCGATGGAGTACGCGCCGATCTCGCCGATCGGCAGGCCGCCACGCCTCTGGAGCGGCTCAAGGAGCAGGCCGCCACGGTGCCGTGGCCCAAGGACGTCGCCGCGGCGCTGCGCAGCCCCGGCGTCCAGGTCATCGCCGAGGTCAAGCGCTCCAGCCCGTCCAAGGGCGCGCTGGCCGCGATCGCCGACCCCGCCGAGCTCGCCCGCGACTACGCGGCTGGCGGCGCCTGCCTGATCAGCGTCCTCACCGAGCGGCGCCGCTTCGGCGGCAGCCTCGACGACCTCGCGGCCGTGCGCGCCGCGGTCGAGACGCCGCTGCTGCGCAAGGACTTCGTGGTCAGCGCCTACCAGTTGTGGGAGGCGCGGGTCCACGGGGCCGACGCGGTGCTGCTGATCGTCGCCGCACTGGAGCAGGGCGCACTGGTCTCCCTGGTGGAGCGCGCCGAGTCGCTCGGCCTGACCCCGCTGGTGGAGGTGCACACCGAGGAGGAGATCGAGCGCGCCCTGGACGCCGGGGCCACCGTCATCGGCGTCAACGCGCGCGACCTCAAGACGCTCCAGGTCGACCGCGACACCTTCTCCCGGCTCGCTCCGCTGATCCCCGACGACCGGGTCCGGATCGCCGAGTCCGGTGTCCGCGGGCCGCACGACCTGCTGGCCTACGCCGGATACGGGGCCGACGCGGTCCTGGTGGGGGAGAGCCTGGTGATCGGGCGCAACCCGCGCGGGGCCGTGGCCGACCTGGTGACCGCCGGGGCGCACCCGGCCCTGCGGGATCGGCGCTGA